The Fusarium fujikuroi IMI 58289 draft genome, chromosome FFUJ_chr01 sequence ATGGGTTACTCTTCTGGACATGTGCTGCCATGTTACCACAGTGGTGACACTGAAATATCATGCCCTGGTATTCAGAGACTTCCTTTCGGAATGTGTGCTCGCCGCacacgaagaagaagaacattgtTGATGTTTAGGGAGATTCGCCaacaggaagaggaagaagcggTGCAAATCCGCGGGCGAAGGTTCGTTGAAGTAGTGAGGcgtgtgatgtgatgtgatgtgttAAAGAGAAGTCAATCAATGCCGATCCAGGAGCTGGGGCTTGAGGTCAAGTGGCGCGTCGTCGTAGTCGTAGTTTGGGCGGCGCAGTTTCTTGGCATGgaagctttaaagttaaggtcAAAGGTCATGCATGCACGTCCCAAGCATAAAGGGAAGATACATTAGCCTTATGGCGTTGGTAAGAGATAAAGACTTACTCTTCAGGAGTGCTAGTATCCGGCGCTTAATGAGAAAATACCTaagaagcaaagaatctTCATCAAACTCCCTAGGTATGGTAATGGAAGTGCCGGTATAGGAGAGTTTCCATTTAACTACAGGCACAAGAACAAGGGGATGACGAACCGGCAGGGGCTGGCTCTTAGTGACAACGCTCACTGTGCACGGACCACAGCTTTTTGCGGCTGTTAGAAGCTCATTGCTCAAGCTAGAAATGGATGCTCTGACGGGCGAGGCATGGAGATTGGGCTTTATATGATACcattcttttagttttaatcCATCTTCTGGTAATTGGAGATAATACTCAAATCAACACATGTATTCAATAAAGCCTGCGTGATATGACCTATCTCTTTTTCGACTTCTGATGTAAGAGTCGGTACTAAAAATGTAGGACCTGTAAACTTTTGCGGCgcaaaaaaaatatataatcgGCAGTAAATGCTAGCTCCTGCGCAAAGCTTTCAGCAACCTCCTCAACCCGTCATCATGATTTACGATCTGAATATCGCCTGGTCACCAACGACCAAAGATGAACAGCTTCTCCAAACACTCACTCGCGCATCGACGCTCGGGTACTCAACCGTCGCGCTGAACCACACGCTCACGCTGCCGCTTCCCGCCAACAACACCGCGCCCTTCCCGACGATAGAACCCAAGCCAGGCTCCAAACTTCCAAACATCCTCCACCGCGCGACTCTTCCTCTCTCAGATCCTTCAGCAAACAACTACCGAATCCCATCGCTCATCTCTACATACGACATCATCGCGGCCCGTCCACTGACGGACAAGGCCTTTCAGAATGCTTGTCTGACGCTTGACGTACCCATCATATCACTCGACTTGACGCAGGACTTGCAATTCCATCTAAAGCCGAAGCCATGCATGGCTGCTATTAACCGTGGTATCCGCTTCGAGGTCTGCTATGGCCAAGTGATCAATGGCGACGATCGAGGGCGCCCAAGGTTTATCTCAAACTTGCAAAGTCTCATCCGGGCGACGCGCGGCAGGGGCATTATGATTAGCAGCGAAGCTAAGAATGCGCTATCCCTACGAGCGCCTGCCGACGTGATAAACATGCTCAATTTTATGGGAGGCTTAAGCAACGAGAAGGGCTTTGAAGGGTTTGGGGAAGTGTCTCGATCTGTTGTGGTAAATGAGGGCATCAAGAGGAATGGATTCAAGGgcgtcatcaacatcgttgaAGTGgccgagaaagaaaagggcTCAGAAAAAGATGGGGATGGCAAGAAATCAAAGAACAAGGGTCAAAATCAGAATCAAAAGCGCAAGACTGGCGATGAGGATACACAGCAGATCAGTAAACggcaggccaagaagatgaagctggcCTCGAGGAATGCAGCAAGTGAGAAGGAATAAGAAATTTGAGATTGGCGCTCTAGAACGCGAATAGGTAGACAGCGTGGCATCATGATACCCATAGATGGATGCACAAGCTGACTGGTATGCTCTGGAGACTTGCTCACATTATTATAAGACTAGCTACAACATTACGAGCACGAATGCCCATTCGAAAGAAACCCTCAAGTCCGTCTCAAAGTATTTTACCATTCACGTCATCGTCTCCAACGCATTTCAACCATAGACTCATGGCGTGCCAGTGGCGCGAGCCTTGAGGGCACCGTTTCCTCCAACCAAGTTGCCCAGGTTAAGCGCGCTGCTGAGCTTTGAAGGGTCGGACAGATCGATAGGGACTCGTGTCCTGGAAGCTGACTCGGCGTTGGCAGTGGTGGTGGGCTTGGTTCCGTCAAGAGCGGGCTGCGCGAGTCTTCCTGTCGTGTCGGGGCCCATGTTACCGAGTTCCATTGAAGGGGCATATGTCTGTTGCCCTCCTTGCGTGGAGGAAGCTTCAACCATGGGTTCTTCGATGGAACTGgcaggctgctgaggagcgGTGGACTCCGTAGTAGCGGGTTGCGCAGCAGAAGTAGTAGGTTGTTCGGAAACTACGGGCTGTGTCGTCGCAGGCTGCTCGATAGAACTAGGTTCTACGGGCGCAATCTGAGTCGTGGCGGGCTGCTCGACAGAACTGGGCTCTTGAGGAGCAACCGCCGTGGGGGCAGGATTCTCAACAGGGTTGACAATGCTGGAAGGTTGCTGAGGAACAATAGTTTCCGATCTAATGGGACCAACCACAGCAAAGGGATCCGATGCGAGTGTCGTCTTGGGCAAAAGGCTCTCAGGAATGGGGATCGTAGTGACACCAGGGTTGAACTTTCGACCAAGAGCATCATCAGACTCTGCGGGGGCTTGCACGGTGTGAATCACAGTAACAGGCGCCTGGGTTGAGTCAGTATTAGATATGAGTTTTGACCAAAAGGACTTACTGGTGCTTCTCCTGGGACGATTACTGTAACGAGTTGCTTAGAAGAGTTAGTAACAGCTGGAGGATACAAGCTATGGGACTTACAGCTTGAGTAACGGTTTCAACGACAGGCTGGAAATCGTTCAGTTAGCATAGAGGTTTCTCGAAATGTTTTCATGTTACTTACAGGAGGCGCTGGTGCGACCTGGGTAACATATTGAGTCATAACCTGAACCTGGGTGACATATTGAGTTTGGACTTGGTTGACGACTTCAGTCTTGGTTTCGGTGACAGTAACTGGAGGTGCGTTGATGGTAACGGTGACAACctcgccagcagcagcttcagcttcgcaTTGAACAGTCTGAACAACAGTCGCCGTCTCTGTCTCGGTAACTTTTTGAGTAGCAGTTTCAGTCTCGGTTATATAAGACAGCCTGAGTCTAGAGAATTGTTAATACTGAAAACTCaacttttggtgttttgtgGCTTAAACTCACCCTTCGAACTTGAGTGCATGAGCAACCCCCTCAACCTCTGCCTGTCTCTTTTTCATTATCCCATGTCTTCCCGCGGCCTATTTGAGTCAAAGTCAGTTTCTTGACTCTGTAGCATTTCGGTGCGAGTTTGAATATCCTCACCTGCGCAACATGGGCGGCGGTAAGCCAAAGCAAcaacttcatgatgatccAAGCTCCCCGATAACTTTCAGAATTCGATTTGGTGTAGTGAGTGAATGTTCCAACAGTCCAGCTGTTTATGAGTTTTTACGGTCCAGTTGTAAAGAGCGACAGATAAAACAGTTCGACAATAGCGATTAaatcttggagatgatgatatgtCGAGTAGGTATTAAAAGTCGTTCAGTCAAAGGGACAGTAAAAGAATGATTGCCCGgggcagaacaagaagagaagccgTGACGATGGGTAGTAGTAGCACCGCCGAGTCCAAAGCCCGGGCAGCACCAAAACTTACAAAGTCAATCGATGAAAGAGTGAGCGATTGACAAGGTCACGACGGATAGAAAACAATAAACATAACACAACAACACAATTCAGAATTCAGAATTCAAAAAAAGGTCGGAAGCAAAGTGAGCGgagggggagaagagaaatggGATGATTCAGGTTTCTTCTGACCCAAGTCAAGCCGTGCCTCGCCGCCGCACACACCGTCGCAGACGAAGCAGGGGCACGTTTTGGTGCATCATGGTTCTGGAATCTGAGGCTCAAACGGAGACTTGTGACGCTTGGGGTTAGGACGAGCTAGGGTTGGGAGTTTGGGGATGAGCTAGGGTTCAGGGGTAAAAAGACGCTATCACGACAAGGAGTCTGAGGGAATCAGGCATATCATTTGGTGATGACTGAGAGACCAGGTTCATGATCTGCACTGGAAGCTTGCTAGTTGATAACTCTATCGAAATTGAGTAGAAAGCCTCTGTTTGATGGCCACATCCCGATATTTCAGCTCAATATCAAAGTCTTGATCAAGAGACTTGGCGCTACCTGTCAAGATGGGACTAAAGGGGGCTAATCAAGGCACCACCGTTTGCCGGGACTTGGCAGTAGTACCGAGACGAGATATGTTGTGATAATATCAAGGAAGTTTTAGTAAGCGCTCAGCAGACAATGTGCTTCTGCAATATAATCACAAGAGAGTCCACGGAGCGGCCATCTTGGCGGCCGAAATGCAAGACTAACAAACCATCACAAAACGGTCTCTCCCGCTGTGGTCTTATACCTCACAAAAAAAGAGGCCATTCTCGAGAGCGAATTACCATGGCGAAAAACGTGGCGAAAATGCCTAGAATTCTCCATCAATAGCGAGACGCAACTGAAGCACCCCTTGTTCATCTGAGGTTTCGGGAGGGGGGCCGGCCTCGCTACTTTGAGTGAATTGACCGAAGTGCCAAGAGTCATTCAAGAGGTCTCATTTGATTGCACTACCGGAAGCTAATAGACGTCAAGTTTCGCATTGAcggtttttaattaattgaTCAATTTACTTACAGAATAAGGCTGAGTCGTGGGATTTGCGTACCAATTATAAAATATGGATGAGTGCCGTTGAAAGAAACTCTTTTACTTTGTTAGTGCTCATCAAACTTACAGCGATTATATACAGGGATGATAGATGCACGTCATATTGGGGAAAGGTTAAAGGCAATGCCGTTACAAATATACGGTTACAATCTGAACAAGGGATTGTGCCATTGGACTTCTAAACAGGCAAAGTGAATTACCATGACCTTCTCAATACCTTAGCACTTAAGCAATAATAAGCCTACTAACACAGGTTCATCACCCACATACCGTATTCCCTCGGCTGTTTCCCATTCCCACAACACGGTCTCAGAGACAACCTCTGACATTTGATaagggtgccaaaataacCAAGGCATTCAGTCTGGAGATCACTTAAAGTTGCTAAAGTCTATCCATAACTAACCTACGTTTTTTAATACTCGCGATAGAGATTCTTGGTTTTCTTATCTCCCATAGAACAACTCTCAACACTAAGCAAAATCCTCAAAAACACAACCCATCAATTCATACTCTGGATATGCTACTCGTTTATTGCGCCTATTCCCATGATATCACATCCCAATGCTCTCACCAAGTGACATGTTTCAACTCCAAACCCGCAATCTGCCTATCAACACCCACCAACGCCATCGTTCATCTCATAATACTCATCCACTCATGTTATCGTCACCATTCACCCCAGCAGAGCTCGAGGCCCTTTGGCTAACAGGCATGTTACAGCCCGAGCTTCCGACGAGATCCCCAGGCTGATCCAGCTCCTCCTGGGTTGATCCATAGTCCGTATAGCCGGACTCTTCAGAGTGCGTTTCAGATCCTTCGGGAATAGGAACCATGGCTGTCTTGGTCCAGATGTGAATCGCTCGCTTCCAGTCCAGGCCATCAAGACATCCTCCTTTCACAGAGATGACGTTTTTTGACTACATTTGGTCAGTGTGAGATGACTCGTAAGCCCAAGATGCGATTACGTACTGGCGTTGAGTGAATGAGACGAGTTCCGCATTTGCGACAGAAGTAACTGTTTGTAACGCTTAGCGCCCAGTCAAACAAACATGAGGCTTCTAAAACACCTACCAGTAAAGCTGATGTCCTGAGGCTGTAGGTCGACTATAATACCCCAAGCTAGTTAGTCCAGCTCGTAACACCAAACAGTTGTTTCTTACCTGTAAACGCTCAGTAGATCCGTGTCAGGCAGCTCAAACCGAGGAAAGATGGCAGAAGTGCCAAATGCTGAACCCGTTTGTCGTCTGCAAGCATCGCAGTGGCAGATGTAGAGCGCCAGAGGCTGAGGCAGGGGAGTCTTGAAGGTCACTGAACCACATTGACACCTGGCCTCCATGACTGCGAACGAAAGAACGATTCAACTAAACGCGTGACGACGAGTTTCAATGGTGACGAGATTCGTAGGCAGAGTTTCGATTCTCAGTTCAAAACGCCGTTTCGCAACACACGAAACTCGAGGTGGAGGTTTCGATACTGCGCCGTGTGGAGGCGGGGTTCAGTAATCGCCAATTGGATGCCAACTTGAACAAAAAAGAATGAGGCTTGAAGGGATTCAACTTGATTCAAGCAACATTTATAAAGAAGAAACACAAACGGAGTATTACTAACACAGTAGAACGAAGAGTCTCCCCCCGTTATCGCTCAGAGATAGAACAAAGTTTGACTCCGCGTTTGCAGTGCGACTACAGTACGTGACTCATGCGGCACAGTCTGGCGAGACTCGCGCGAAGTCACATGGGACAAAGACGTCCTAATTATTGTCCCGGGCTTACTACAGCGCCATTCGCTTATCATATGCAGTTATTACTGTTATTCATCGTCACTTTTTTCTTATCTTGTTCGTGGATATCCTCGGCATTTAGCCTAGATATGCCTCGAATAGCCTCGGATTTGTTGTTGTGTGCGGTGTGGTAGCAGCCTTTGTCCTGGGCGTTACACTCTGCTTTGTGGAACGGTCGTCAACGGTCAGATGTTGAAACTTGGCATTGGATTGGGCTATTTCCCATTGGACAAGCCAAGTTGTTTTTTCTTGTGACGTCTTCCTGTTCATCGGAGTATCTGTAGTATCATTTACATGACACAATGGGTATCAACAGGACGGCAGAAACGGCATTTGAAGGTATATCATTCTCAGTATAGTACAAAAACCAATACTATGCAATGCCTAGCTCAATTTCGTATGCTTCAACTCCGTAACACAGTACCATACCAATGCTAATGCAGATAACCAATCTTGGCCAGCAAGGACTCCGTAAGGCATAACTCATGATCCATCATTCCCACGAAAACGACTACGCGTGAGATCTCGTAGCCCTCTCCGCTATCAAATTGTTTGCCATAGCCGTCGTGACAGCTCCGACTTCAGTCTCTGGGTTTCTCCACCCAACATCACTCTTGATCcattccatcttctcctgtACCTTTTCAGTACACACAACCACAATCCTTCCCAGTCCTGCCTCCCTCAACTCTGTTTGCAGCGTCTCACACCACTCAAGTTTGTCCACGTCGCTCATCTCCCTCGCCACAACCTCCATCTCAACCCTCTCCAGTCGTTCCATCAGGGCAAGCCCCTCTCCGACCCATCGCCGTGCTGCTTCGGCCCTACGCCCCACTCCGCCTCCGAACGCTGGGCCCGTCACTACCGATGTACTCGCTCCGAGAACCATCTTCATCCGAAGTCCTCTGACTCCAGATGCCCATTCAGTGCACAAGGCGCGCCATTCCTCGCGGCCTGCGCCTCCGACCACTACGTCTCGTGCAAGTACCTCCAACCGCACATAGCGAAGGGAACCTCGCTGCCATGGAGCTAGGGCTCGAGTGAAGGCACGGGCGGCCCAGAGGCCTGAGGCGAACCAGTTTACAAAGACAAACTCATTCTGCGTGAATGGTAGAAGACGTGCTTCGCCGTAAATCTGGCGATTCGTGCGAAGGAGGCTCGTAGGAAGACCAGAGAGGGGACGGTATGGCGACAGCAGCCCCAAGTCTTTTGACTCGTCACGGTTCGTTTTATCCTCTTTAGTTGCAGTGTCTGTATCAACTGTCTGGAGAATGTATTGGCAATGCACTGGGGTTGGATACCATGGTGCAAGCTGTGCGTGGCGAACTGGACACATAAGGTGAAGCCAGTGGTAAATATTAAGTCGGATTTCGAGAGGCAATGACAGGAAAGTGAGTTTA is a genomic window containing:
- a CDS encoding related to ribonuclease P protein subunit p30; amino-acid sequence: MIYDLNIAWSPTTKDEQLLQTLTRASTLGYSTVALNHTLTLPLPANNTAPFPTIEPKPGSKLPNILHRATLPLSDPSANNYRIPSLISTYDIIAARPLTDKAFQNACLTLDVPIISLDLTQDLQFHLKPKPCMAAINRGIRFEVCYGQVINGDDRGRPRFISNLQSLIRATRGRGIMISSEAKNALSLRAPADVINMLNFMGGLSNEKGFEGFGEVSRSVVVNEGIKRNGFKGVINIVEVAEKEKGSEKDGDGKKSKNKGQNQNQKRKTGDEDTQQISKRQAKKMKLASRNAASEKE